One window of Paroedura picta isolate Pp20150507F chromosome 2, Ppicta_v3.0, whole genome shotgun sequence genomic DNA carries:
- the ITPK1 gene encoding inositol-tetrakisphosphate 1-kinase isoform X2 produces the protein MQDERICSPPFMELTSTYGEDTLRQIEKSGIAFPFICKTRVAHGTNSHEMAIIFNQEGLKAVQPPCVIQSFINHNAVLYKVFVVGESYSVVKRPSLKNFSAGVSDRESIFFNSHNVSKPESSSVLTALDKIEGVFERPNDEVIRAISKALRQALGVSLFGIDIIINNQTGQHAVIDINAFPGYEGVSEFFADLLNHIAAVLQGQAPEASQLNRSKHLAEQTGSLAGERTCCASNGCRSMAGKDPWIVDSESPPSVKLQHQRLGCNSAVSPSFQQHCVATLATKASSQ, from the exons ATGAGAGGATCTGTTCTCCGCCATTTATGGAACTGACAAGCACCTACGGAGAAGACACTTTGCGGCAaatagagaagagtggcatagcATTCCCATTCA ttTGCAAGACAAGAGTGGCCCATGGAACCAACTCTCATGAA ATGGCTATCATATTCAACCAGGAAGGGCTGAAGGCCGTCCAGCCCCCCTGTGTGATTCAAAGCTTCATCAACCATAATGCCGTCCTCTATAAAGTCTTCGTGGTTGGAGAGTCATACAGTGTGGTGAAGAGGCCGTCTCTCAAGAACTTCTCAGCTGGTGTTTCAG ATAGAGAATCCATATTTTTCAACAGCCACAACGTATCAAAGCCAGAATCCTCTTCAGTCCTAACAGCT CTCGATAAAATCGAGGGCGTGTTTGAGAGGCCAAACGACGAGGTCATCCGAGCGATCTCAAAGGCACTGCGGCAGGCCCTGGGGGTGTCCCTTTTTGGGATTGACATCATCATTAACAATCAGACCGGTCAGCACGCCGTGATTGACATCAACGCATTCCCAG GCTATGAGGGCGTCTCGGAATTCTTCGCAGACCTCCTCAACCACATCGCTGCCGTCCTGCAGGGGCAAGCGCCCGAGGCGTCCCAGCTGAACCGTAGCAAGCACCTGGCCGAGCAGACGGGCAGCTTAGCAGGGGAGCGGACATGCTGCGCGAGCAACGGCTGCCGGAGCATGGCGGGCAAAGACCCCTGGATAGTGGACAGCGAGAGCCCCCCCTCGGTCAAGCTTCAGCACCAGAGACTAGGTTGCAACTCGGCCGTGTCCCCAAGCTTCCAGCAGCACTGCGTGGCCACGTTGGCAACGAAAGCGTCCTCTCAATAA